The Candidatus Tectomicrobia bacterium DNA window GAAGCCGTAGTGGCTCCCGATGAAGCCGAGATCGGCGCGGTAAGGGGCCAGCTCATCTTCACGAAATACGCGCTCGTAGGTGGGCGGGTCGTAGGCGTGCGGGAGGAACTCCACGTTCGCGAAGCCGGCCAGCCGGAGCTCCTCCGCGAAATAGGTGTCCTTCACGCAGAAGAGATCGTAGGCGCCGATCTGCGCGAAGGAGAGGCCCGGACTCGTGGAGCCGAAGGGGTTGTCCGGGAAGAAGCACACGCACCGGCATTGGCTCCCGCGGCGGATGCGCTCGATCGTTCCCGCCTCGATGAAGCCCCCGCGGTGGACGAAGAGGAGATCGAAGCCGCGCGCCTTACCGGTGAGCGCCCGGTTCATCCACCTCACCCACGCCGGGCGGAAGTTGCTGTAGAGGAAGCTCTTGCGGCGGTAGAAGAAGACCTCCACCTCATGGCCCAGGGAGCGGATGCCCTCGTAGAAGTCGTAGGGCTCGGTCGCGGGGGTGAAGCTCTGGGCGTTGGTGCAGAAGAGCACTTTCATGGGCGGACCGGCATGGGAGCCAGGAGGGGCCCCAGGCGGCGCTCCAGCGCCCCGGCCATCACCTCGTTCCCCTTCGGGGTGAAGTGGCCGTCGAACTCGAAGAAGAGGGAGGGGATGTCCGGCCGGCGGAAGTCCCCGGCCAGGTCCCAGCAGGTCACGTCCTTCTCCCGGCACATGCGGAGGAGGGGAGGGACGAGCGGCGCCGCGTAGGTTTTGCCGCACTCGTAGTAGAGGCGGCGGCGCCCCTTGCACCAGGCCTGCGGGTGGATCATGTGGGCGTGGGGATAGGTGGCCAGGGCGAAACCCATCCCCTCGCTCCGGGCGAGGTTCCGTATCCGGAGGATATGGCCGAAGGTCCGCTCGAGCTGCCTCTCCCAGGCCGCGGCGTGGGGATTCGCGGGCCGGGTCCAGCCCAGGCGGTCATACTCGATGCGGCCGAAGCGGGCCTCCGCCCAGCGGCCATGGTTCAGGCGCACCGCGTGATAGATGAGGTAGCGCAGCACGTAGACGTCCCGCAGCGGCGGGGCGGGCAGGGCCTCGATGAACTGCCGGGTGTGGGAGAAATAGTTGGGCAGGAGGCCGTCGTGGCTGACGCGGAGCGGCTCCCCGCCCGGGCCCCATGCGGCGCCCCGCTGATAGTGGTAGTCGTCCGAGAAATCGGTGGGGTCGAGGATCAGGAGGACGAAGTCCCCCCGCAGGCGGGGGAGGCGGGTCTTGAGGAAGAGGTACTCCAGGATCGGAGAGAAGCTCGCGACCCCCATGTTCACCGTCTCGTACCGCGCGCCCGGCCGGGGGGGCGCGGCGTTCAGCCGCCGCTCGAGCACCTTCACGAAGGCCTGCTCGGCCTCGACCGCGTAGCCCTCGGTGAAGGAGTCTCCCAGCACGAGGAGGCGCGCCGTCCCGGCCGGGGGCTGGAGCGGGAACTCCCGGTCCCGGAGCCCGATGGGGCTGATCCGGTAGCCGACGCGGTACTCCCCTTTCTCCTCGTTGAAGCCGGCCGCGCCCGGCACCAGGCCGTGTCCGTACACGGGGTGGCTCTGGCGGTAGGGGACGGGCTTCCGGGCCCATTCCGTCCGGATGTAGCGGGGGTTGCGGTGGCGCAGCACCCCCTCCGCCGCCCCCAGGACGAGGGCGAGGCTGGCGAAGGACAGGAGGAGCTTCGGGGCCAGGCGGCTCAGCGGAGGCATCCTCGTGGGGGTGGAAAACCATGGGACGCCCCAAAGTTAGCCTCCGGCCGGGGGGGATGCAAGGGGTCTTCACGCCTGCGCCGGGCCGATATATGTTGGCTGGACGCACGGCGCGAGCGCACGGCAGGGCGGTTGTGAACTTCCCTCCCCCCCATATTTAGGGGTCCCCAAGCGGCCCCGCCGCTTGGGGCGTGGGGGAGGGTTGGGGGGGAAAGGGCGGACGAACCATCCACGGGAGGGAGGCCATGGGACGCTTCGAGGGGAAGGTCTGCGTCATCGCGGGCGGCGCCCGCGGCATCGGGGGGAAGACGGCCGAATTCTACGCGGCGGAGGGGGGCCGGGTCCTCATCGGGGACCTCCTGGAAAAGGAGGGGGAGGCGCTGGCAGCGGCCCTCGGTCCGGGCAAGGCCGTCTTTCAGAGGCTGGACGTGACCGACCCCGCCTCCTGCCGCGCCGCGGTGGAGCGCGCCGCCCGGGAGTTCGGGGGGGCGGACCACCTGGTCAACTGCGCCATCCGCATGGCCCCCGGGCCGCTCGTGGATCTCCCGCCCGAGAGCTGGAAGCTCGTCATCGAGGTGGGCCTGCACGGCACGTTTTTCATGTGCCAGGCTTTCGGCCGATGGATGATCACCCAGGGCCGCCCCGGCGCGGTGGTGAACCTCTCCTCGAGCGCCGGCCTCGCCCCCTACACCCTCGTGGGCGCCTACAGCACGGCCAAGGCGGGCATCATCATGCTCTCCCAGCAGCTGGGCCTCGAGTGGGCCCGCAAGCGCATCCGGGTGAACGCCGTCTGCCCCGGCCACACCGAAACCCCGCTCACGGCCTACCTCCGCGACCCCGAGATCAAGCGCGGCCGGAGCGAGGTCACCCCCTGGGGCCGGGTGGGCCAGCCCGAGGACATCGCCCACGGCATCCTCTACCTGCTCTCGGACCAGGCGGACTACGTGACCGCCACCTGGCTGGCCATCGACGGAGGTCTCGTCCCCAGCATCTTCAACCACATGCCGGGCCG harbors:
- a CDS encoding SDR family oxidoreductase — protein: MGRFEGKVCVIAGGARGIGGKTAEFYAAEGGRVLIGDLLEKEGEALAAALGPGKAVFQRLDVTDPASCRAAVERAAREFGGADHLVNCAIRMAPGPLVDLPPESWKLVIEVGLHGTFFMCQAFGRWMITQGRPGAVVNLSSSAGLAPYTLVGAYSTAKAGIIMLSQQLGLEWARKRIRVNAVCPGHTETPLTAYLRDPEIKRGRSEVTPWGRVGQPEDIAHGILYLLSDQADYVTATWLAIDGGLVPSIFNHMPGRKWD
- a CDS encoding glycosyltransferase, with the protein product MKVLFCTNAQSFTPATEPYDFYEGIRSLGHEVEVFFYRRKSFLYSNFRPAWVRWMNRALTGKARGFDLLFVHRGGFIEAGTIERIRRGSQCRCVCFFPDNPFGSTSPGLSFAQIGAYDLFCVKDTYFAEELRLAGFANVEFLPHAYDPPTYERVFREDELAPYRADLGFIGSHYGFRETFFAGLADEGVDFKIWGPGWGRASDPWVRARVMGRGVWGEEKLKVIQASKILLDLQNPGNSVYCCDCKTMSFIGAGAFFVTNHKRDIRLLFEPGEEIVTFRTREELQAIIRRYLADGAARAEIARRGQARARRDHAASVRFRRILEILGERGRPAG